In Chryseobacterium gotjawalense, the following are encoded in one genomic region:
- a CDS encoding DUF72 domain-containing protein — MKFGQVEDPSQIDFTLPKDHPRTEEILKDNKSKKLNVFIGCAKWNKTDLKGFYPKGTKDELTYYSTQFNSIELNATFYGMPSPDQVLTWKEKTPADFKFFPKIPNTVSHFRRLLNITDVVTQFATSVLNFDEKLGMVFLQLHDNFKPKDYERLEKFVHDWPKEVPLAIELRNSEWFADEEIFNKTMDLFEKYAVTNIIVDTAGRRDMLHMRLTTPTAFIRYVGANADSDYTRLDDWIDRIKIWEKEGLENLYFFVHQNIEKASPLLSAHFIEAINKEFKMNIHIPLMA, encoded by the coding sequence ATGAAATTCGGACAAGTTGAAGACCCATCGCAAATTGATTTTACCCTTCCCAAAGATCATCCGAGAACGGAAGAAATTTTAAAGGACAATAAATCCAAAAAATTAAATGTTTTTATTGGATGTGCCAAATGGAACAAAACCGATCTGAAAGGATTTTATCCAAAAGGAACCAAAGACGAATTAACCTATTATTCTACACAGTTTAATTCGATTGAGCTGAATGCAACTTTTTACGGAATGCCTTCACCGGATCAGGTGCTGACCTGGAAAGAAAAAACACCTGCTGATTTTAAATTCTTTCCGAAAATCCCAAATACGGTTTCACATTTTCGAAGATTGTTAAACATTACAGATGTCGTTACGCAATTTGCAACCTCCGTTTTAAATTTTGATGAAAAACTGGGAATGGTTTTCCTTCAGCTTCACGATAATTTTAAACCAAAAGATTATGAGCGGTTGGAAAAATTTGTGCACGACTGGCCAAAAGAAGTTCCCCTCGCCATAGAGTTACGAAATAGCGAATGGTTTGCAGATGAAGAAATTTTCAACAAAACAATGGATCTTTTTGAAAAATATGCTGTTACCAATATCATCGTAGATACGGCGGGCAGAAGAGATATGCTGCACATGCGTCTTACCACACCGACTGCATTTATCAGATACGTCGGAGCCAATGCAGACAGCGATTACACGCGACTCGATGATTGGATAGACCGCATTAAAATTTGGGAAAAAGAAGGTTTAGAAAATCTGTATTTCTTTGTCCATCAGAATATCGAAAAAGCATCTCCGCTTTTATCCGCTCATTTTATTGAAGCCATCAATAAAGAATTCAAAATGAATATTCATATTCCTTTGATGGCTTAA
- a CDS encoding ribonucleoside-diphosphate reductase subunit alpha, producing the protein MEEQNKIWWLNEESEQMLNRGYLLKGETVDGAILRITSAAAKRLYKPELQPAFEEMIRKGWISFSSPVWANMGTERGLPISCFNVHVPDNIEGITHKLGEVIMQTKIGGGTSGYFGELRNRGTAVTDNGKSSGAVSFMKLYDTAMDVVSQGGVRRGAFAAYLDVDHGDIEEFLSIKDIGSPIQNLFTGICVPDYWMQDMIDGDMDKRKIWARVLESRQQKGLPYIFFTDNVNRNKPQVYKDLGMTVNASNLCSEIMLPSSEAESFICCLSSMNLELYDEWKDTDAVKLAIYFLDAVLSEFIEKTEGNYYLNGARTFALRHRALGLGVLGYHSYLQKNRIPFESFEATQFNAKAFRQIKEQSVIASQELANIYGEPELLKGYGLRNTTTMAIAPTTSSSAILGQTSPGIEPFASNYYKAGLAKGNFMRKNKYLAKLLQEKGIDNEDTWRTIMLNHGSVQNIPELSDEEKAVFKTFREISPMEIISQAAQRQQYIDQAQSLNLQIPSTMPVKDVNYLYIEAWKKGVKSLYYQRSSSVSKEMMVNFVTCSSCEA; encoded by the coding sequence ATGGAAGAACAAAACAAAATTTGGTGGCTGAACGAAGAGTCGGAGCAAATGTTGAACCGGGGATATTTATTAAAAGGAGAAACTGTTGACGGTGCAATCCTCAGAATTACTTCTGCTGCCGCCAAAAGATTATATAAACCTGAATTGCAACCTGCTTTCGAAGAAATGATCAGAAAAGGTTGGATCAGTTTTTCATCACCGGTTTGGGCCAATATGGGAACGGAAAGAGGTTTGCCAATTTCCTGTTTCAATGTTCACGTACCGGATAATATCGAAGGAATTACGCACAAATTAGGCGAAGTGATCATGCAGACCAAAATTGGCGGCGGAACTTCCGGCTATTTCGGAGAGCTGAGAAATCGGGGAACCGCAGTAACCGATAACGGGAAATCTTCGGGTGCCGTTTCTTTTATGAAATTGTATGATACTGCGATGGATGTGGTTTCGCAAGGTGGCGTTCGGCGTGGTGCTTTTGCTGCGTATCTGGATGTGGACCACGGAGATATCGAAGAATTTTTATCGATTAAAGATATTGGAAGTCCGATCCAGAATTTGTTCACCGGAATTTGTGTGCCGGATTACTGGATGCAGGACATGATCGATGGTGATATGGACAAACGCAAAATCTGGGCGCGGGTGCTTGAAAGTCGCCAGCAGAAAGGTTTGCCGTATATTTTCTTTACCGATAATGTGAATAGAAACAAACCTCAGGTTTATAAGGATTTAGGAATGACCGTGAATGCGAGTAACTTGTGTTCTGAAATCATGCTGCCTTCCAGCGAAGCAGAATCTTTTATCTGCTGTCTTTCTTCGATGAACTTAGAATTGTATGACGAATGGAAAGATACCGATGCCGTGAAATTGGCGATCTATTTCTTAGATGCTGTTTTGTCTGAATTTATTGAAAAAACAGAAGGGAATTATTATTTAAATGGCGCCAGAACTTTTGCTTTGCGTCACAGAGCGCTTGGTTTGGGAGTTCTTGGATATCATTCTTATCTGCAGAAAAATAGGATTCCGTTTGAAAGTTTTGAGGCAACTCAGTTTAATGCAAAAGCGTTCAGACAGATCAAAGAACAGTCGGTGATCGCGTCTCAGGAATTGGCAAATATTTACGGTGAACCGGAATTATTGAAAGGTTATGGTTTAAGAAATACCACCACCATGGCGATTGCGCCTACCACTTCCAGTTCTGCAATTTTAGGACAAACTTCGCCGGGAATCGAGCCGTTTGCTTCCAATTATTATAAGGCAGGTTTGGCGAAAGGAAACTTTATGCGTAAAAATAAATACCTCGCAAAATTACTTCAGGAAAAAGGAATAGACAACGAAGATACGTGGAGAACCATTATGTTGAATCACGGTTCTGTTCAGAATATCCCGGAATTAAGTGACGAAGAAAAAGCAGTATTTAAAACGTTCAGAGAGATTTCTCCAATGGAAATTATTTCTCAGGCGGCACAAAGACAACAGTACATCGATCAGGCGCAATCATTGAATTTACAGATTCCATCGACCATGCCCGTGAAAGATGTGAATTACCTGTATATCGAAGCCTGGAAAAAAGGAGTAAAATCTTTGTATTATCAAAGAAGTTCTTCTGTTTCTAAGGAAATGATGGTGAATTTTGTGACGTGTTCAAGTTGTGAAGCGTAA
- a CDS encoding ribonucleotide-diphosphate reductase subunit beta: MGIFDKRIGYKPFEYPEILQFVEAINKSFWVHSEVDFTADVQDFHSQLEPHEKNAIKNALLAIAQIEVSVKTFWGNLYSHMPKPELNGLGATFAECEFRHSEAYSRLLEVLGYNDAFNQVIEIPAIKKRIDFLSNVLKHANSTSQKEYVSSLLLFSILIENVSLFSQFAIILSFTRFKGYMKNVSNIIAWTSVDEQIHANAGIYLINKIRQEQPDLLTDSDIEDIYTLVDHSINVEEEILDWIFEMGEIDNVSKENLLNFMKFRVDDSLKKINMKTRYNITPEQYRPMVWFEEEVFANSMDDFFAKRPVDYTKHDKSITENDLF; the protein is encoded by the coding sequence ATGGGAATTTTTGACAAAAGAATTGGATATAAACCATTTGAGTATCCCGAAATCTTACAGTTTGTGGAAGCTATTAACAAATCATTTTGGGTGCATTCAGAGGTGGATTTTACCGCTGATGTCCAGGATTTCCACTCTCAGTTAGAACCCCATGAAAAAAACGCGATTAAAAATGCGCTTTTGGCCATTGCTCAAATCGAGGTTTCTGTCAAGACTTTTTGGGGGAATCTTTACAGTCACATGCCAAAACCGGAACTTAACGGATTGGGTGCTACTTTTGCAGAATGCGAATTTCGCCATTCCGAAGCCTATTCCCGTTTGCTCGAAGTTTTAGGATATAATGATGCTTTTAACCAGGTTATCGAAATTCCTGCCATCAAAAAAAGAATTGATTTTCTTTCCAATGTTTTAAAGCACGCAAATTCTACCTCGCAGAAAGAATATGTATCGTCTTTATTGCTGTTCAGTATTTTAATAGAGAACGTTTCTTTGTTTTCTCAGTTTGCCATTATTTTGTCGTTTACACGATTCAAAGGATATATGAAAAATGTGTCCAATATTATTGCCTGGACTTCCGTAGATGAGCAGATTCACGCCAACGCCGGGATTTATCTGATCAACAAAATCCGTCAGGAACAACCGGATTTGCTAACCGATTCCGATATCGAAGATATTTACACTTTGGTTGATCATTCAATCAATGTAGAAGAAGAAATTCTGGATTGGATCTTCGAAATGGGCGAAATCGATAACGTCAGCAAAGAAAACTTGTTGAACTTCATGAAATTCCGTGTAGATGACAGTTTGAAGAAGATCAATATGAAAACCCGTTACAATATTACGCCGGAACAATACCGACCAATGGTTTGGTTCGAGGAAGAAGTTTTCGCCAATTCGATGGATGATTTCTTTGCTAAAAGGCCGGTAGATTATACCAAACACGATAAGAGTATTACGGAAAACGATTTGTTTTAA
- a CDS encoding ABC transporter ATP-binding protein produces the protein MLVIKDLNKSYDTGKSKLHVLKGINLSIDEGEFVSIMGSSGSGKSTLLNIIGILDEKDSGIYNLDGIPIEDLSEIRAAEYRSKFLGFIFQSFNLIGYKTALENVALPLYYQDVPRKLRNQRAMEYLEKVGLADWATHMPNELSGGQKQRVAIARALITDPKVILADEPTGALDSKTTYDIMKLLQEINREGKTIIVVTHEPDVAAETKRNVILKDGIIESDKFITQRVLQ, from the coding sequence ATGTTAGTAATTAAGGATCTCAATAAATCATACGACACCGGAAAGAGCAAACTTCATGTTCTGAAAGGAATTAATCTTTCGATTGATGAAGGAGAATTTGTTTCGATTATGGGTAGTTCGGGTTCTGGAAAATCTACTTTATTGAATATTATTGGAATTTTAGATGAGAAAGATTCCGGAATTTACAACCTCGACGGGATTCCCATTGAGGATTTATCCGAAATAAGAGCCGCAGAATACCGGAGTAAATTCCTGGGTTTCATCTTCCAGTCCTTTAATCTCATCGGTTACAAAACCGCTCTGGAAAATGTAGCCCTTCCACTCTACTATCAAGATGTTCCGCGAAAACTGCGCAACCAAAGAGCCATGGAATATTTGGAAAAAGTAGGACTGGCAGACTGGGCGACCCATATGCCCAATGAACTTTCAGGTGGGCAGAAACAGAGAGTTGCCATTGCCCGTGCTTTAATTACAGACCCAAAAGTAATTTTGGCCGATGAACCCACAGGAGCTCTGGATTCTAAAACAACCTATGATATTATGAAGCTCCTTCAGGAGATTAATCGTGAGGGAAAAACCATCATTGTAGTCACCCACGAACCTGATGTTGCTGCTGAAACAAAAAGAAACGTCATCCTGAAAGATGGCATTATCGAAAGTGACAAATTTATTACTCAAAGGGTTTTACAATAA
- a CDS encoding ABC transporter permease, which produces MFDLDRWREIFESIRSNILRTVLSGFTVALGLYIFIVLFGIGTGLQNAFTKGFARDATNLITIFTRKTTIAYGGLQSDRQIILKNDDYEKITSEQPEKLESATPRYSANMTVKYGKESGNYQISGANPDEIIIENRKVTEGRYLNPLDLNRKQNVAVIGRMVQRDLIKNGSPIGKNLDINGSIFKIVGVFSDDGGDFDERMITIPITTLQQLKKGSDTVSTIFLTYNTNLTPDQAIKYGEQLEKELKAKHKVSPDDENGVVVRNNAKNMGQTFQFLFIITLIVGFIGMGTLLAGIIGISNIMVYIVKERTQEIGVRKAIGAKPSSIVSLIMQESIVITVISGLIGVGLGILTLHLIGDSLEKYFIVDPSVGWGLVIVAFISLVISGLIAGFVPAYRASRIKPIEALRSE; this is translated from the coding sequence ATGTTTGACCTGGACCGTTGGAGAGAAATATTCGAATCGATTCGCAGTAACATATTGCGAACGGTACTTTCTGGGTTTACGGTCGCTTTAGGTTTATATATTTTCATCGTACTTTTTGGTATTGGAACCGGTTTACAAAACGCCTTTACCAAAGGTTTTGCCCGGGATGCAACCAACCTGATCACTATTTTCACCAGAAAAACAACCATCGCTTATGGCGGTTTACAATCTGACCGGCAAATCATTCTTAAAAATGATGATTACGAGAAAATAACCAGTGAGCAACCTGAAAAATTAGAAAGTGCAACGCCGAGATATTCCGCAAACATGACTGTAAAATACGGTAAAGAAAGCGGCAACTATCAAATCAGTGGCGCGAATCCTGATGAGATTATCATCGAAAACCGTAAAGTGACGGAAGGCCGTTACCTCAACCCTTTGGATCTTAACCGCAAACAAAATGTTGCTGTGATTGGAAGAATGGTTCAGCGCGATTTAATAAAAAACGGAAGTCCCATTGGAAAAAACTTAGATATTAATGGCAGCATATTTAAAATCGTGGGTGTTTTTTCTGATGACGGAGGCGATTTCGACGAACGAATGATAACCATTCCCATCACCACTTTGCAGCAACTGAAAAAAGGTTCAGATACCGTAAGCACTATTTTTCTGACTTATAATACCAACCTTACACCCGACCAGGCGATTAAATATGGTGAACAACTGGAAAAAGAGCTTAAAGCCAAACATAAAGTTTCTCCCGATGACGAGAACGGCGTTGTCGTAAGAAACAATGCTAAAAATATGGGTCAAACTTTTCAGTTCTTATTCATCATTACGCTTATAGTTGGTTTTATCGGCATGGGAACACTGCTCGCCGGAATTATTGGAATCAGCAATATCATGGTTTATATTGTTAAAGAAAGAACGCAGGAAATAGGAGTCAGGAAAGCCATCGGAGCCAAACCGAGCAGTATCGTCAGTTTGATTATGCAGGAAAGCATTGTCATCACCGTAATTTCCGGTTTAATAGGTGTTGGTCTCGGAATTCTCACTTTGCATTTAATCGGCGACAGTTTAGAAAAATATTTCATCGTAGACCCTTCTGTTGGTTGGGGATTAGTGATCGTGGCTTTTATCAGTTTAGTCATTTCAGGGCTGATTGCAGGATTTGTACCTGCCTATCGTGCCAGTAGAATAAAACCGATTGAAGCGTTGAGAAGCGAATAG
- a CDS encoding ABC transporter permease, with translation MNIIFKIDTWQEIYYSLKNNKLRTFLTMIGVGWGMFLFVALLGAAKGMENGFDKVFSGFATNSIFLWAQNTSIPYDGFPKGRKMDLHLSDLDLLPQKIPAIDYISPQSTRGNFGTPGEAFSRNGKNATYTLTGDFPVGNKISEKKLIFGRYINDADISGNKNVAVIGEEIYKNFFDAKKNENPIGQSVNIKGIFFNVIGVFRVKKGGGMENDQSAFIPFTTFSKMYNNGDKVGFFAIVSKPNADLKIVEDQVKAELKKKYNVSPEDTNAFGSFNLGKEFGKLTGFLTGMQLLTITVGTLTILAGVIAISNILLITVKERTKEIGIRRALGAKPAEVRNQILLESVVITLSSGLLGFMLGIFLLMILNAVTKGQDSFPFYNPTVNYGQVFGAMAIMVILGLIVGMIPAQRAVKIRPIEALRSE, from the coding sequence ATGAACATCATTTTCAAAATAGATACCTGGCAAGAAATTTATTATTCCCTGAAGAATAATAAGCTTCGAACGTTTCTTACCATGATTGGCGTGGGTTGGGGAATGTTTCTTTTTGTTGCCCTTCTGGGTGCGGCGAAAGGGATGGAAAATGGATTTGATAAAGTGTTTTCAGGCTTCGCAACCAACTCTATTTTCCTGTGGGCGCAGAATACCTCGATTCCTTATGATGGATTTCCGAAAGGCAGAAAAATGGATCTGCATTTAAGCGATCTTGATTTACTTCCCCAAAAAATTCCGGCCATTGATTATATTTCCCCTCAAAGTACCCGCGGAAATTTCGGTACCCCGGGTGAAGCTTTTTCCAGAAACGGAAAAAATGCAACTTACACTTTGACCGGTGATTTTCCGGTAGGAAATAAAATTTCTGAAAAAAAACTCATCTTCGGAAGGTATATCAATGATGCCGACATCTCCGGGAATAAAAATGTAGCCGTCATCGGTGAAGAAATCTATAAAAACTTTTTCGATGCCAAAAAGAACGAAAACCCAATCGGACAGTCCGTTAATATAAAAGGTATTTTCTTTAACGTCATCGGTGTTTTCCGGGTAAAAAAAGGAGGCGGTATGGAAAATGACCAATCCGCTTTTATTCCTTTTACAACGTTTTCTAAAATGTATAACAATGGGGACAAAGTGGGATTCTTCGCAATCGTAAGTAAACCAAATGCAGACTTAAAAATTGTTGAAGATCAGGTAAAAGCTGAACTCAAAAAGAAATATAATGTCTCGCCGGAAGACACTAATGCTTTTGGAAGCTTTAACCTCGGAAAAGAATTCGGAAAACTGACTGGCTTCCTTACAGGAATGCAGTTGCTGACCATTACCGTGGGAACTTTAACCATTTTAGCCGGCGTAATCGCCATCTCGAATATCTTATTAATTACAGTAAAAGAAAGAACGAAAGAAATCGGCATTCGTCGTGCCTTAGGCGCAAAACCGGCTGAAGTGCGAAATCAAATTTTATTAGAAAGCGTGGTGATTACTTTATCATCAGGACTTTTGGGATTTATGCTGGGCATTTTTCTGCTGATGATTCTCAATGCGGTGACCAAAGGCCAGGATTCTTTTCCTTTTTATAATCCGACGGTGAATTATGGACAGGTTTTCGGCGCGATGGCAATAATGGTTATTTTAGGTTTAATTGTCGGAATGATTCCGGCACAAAGAGCGGTGAAGATTCGACCGATTGAGGCATTGAGGTCGGAGTAG
- a CDS encoding efflux RND transporter periplasmic adaptor subunit has translation MKKKFTLKKAIYILLGLVFAVALISGISYLISSNTKESEAFLTKKPFVQNMDDKVMATGKIVPREEIEIKPNISGIIDKILVTEGDKVTAGQLVATIRIVPSIQNVNAAQQEINNANLQINNAQINVSQQQKQFAMQERLYSQGVISKQEYISAQQQLQSTQQVLKNAQQQRQTALKNLQIAKTGATPELAGLATTQIRSKANGTVLEVPVKVGSQVIEANSFNAGSTICSIADLNSLIFQGTIDEAQAGKLKEGLEMNVVIGALQNKSFPGRVTMIAPKGKEENGTIKFPIEADVFNKTNEYIRAGFSANGEIILSSQKNALLLDESLIQYDKVNGKDNSFVEVKQPDGKFKKVNVKLGASDGINVQILSGINKDAEVKVWNPSDKDKEALKEKKGK, from the coding sequence ATGAAAAAGAAGTTCACTTTAAAAAAAGCAATTTATATCCTCTTAGGATTAGTTTTTGCGGTGGCATTGATTTCGGGAATTAGCTATCTGATTTCGTCGAACACCAAAGAAAGCGAGGCATTCCTAACCAAAAAACCATTTGTTCAAAATATGGACGACAAGGTAATGGCAACCGGAAAAATTGTACCGCGGGAGGAAATTGAAATCAAACCGAATATCTCAGGAATTATCGATAAAATCCTGGTGACAGAAGGTGACAAAGTAACCGCCGGACAGCTGGTTGCAACGATAAGAATCGTCCCAAGTATCCAAAATGTGAACGCAGCGCAACAGGAAATTAATAATGCAAATCTGCAGATCAACAATGCGCAGATTAATGTTTCGCAACAGCAAAAACAGTTTGCAATGCAGGAAAGACTGTATTCCCAGGGTGTGATTTCTAAACAGGAATATATTTCGGCTCAACAGCAGTTGCAGTCAACACAGCAAGTGTTGAAAAATGCGCAGCAGCAAAGACAGACCGCCCTGAAAAACCTACAGATTGCAAAAACCGGAGCGACGCCGGAATTGGCAGGTCTGGCAACGACACAAATCAGATCTAAAGCCAATGGAACCGTATTGGAAGTTCCTGTAAAAGTCGGCAGCCAGGTCATCGAAGCCAACTCCTTTAATGCCGGAAGTACGATTTGCTCGATTGCAGATTTGAATTCTCTCATTTTCCAGGGCACGATTGATGAAGCACAAGCCGGGAAATTAAAAGAAGGTTTGGAGATGAACGTGGTAATTGGTGCTTTGCAAAACAAATCTTTCCCGGGACGTGTAACGATGATTGCACCAAAAGGAAAAGAAGAAAATGGAACGATTAAATTCCCCATTGAAGCCGATGTTTTTAATAAAACCAATGAATATATCCGTGCCGGATTTTCAGCAAACGGCGAAATTATACTGAGTTCGCAGAAAAACGCTTTGCTTTTGGATGAATCTTTAATTCAATATGATAAAGTAAACGGAAAAGACAATTCCTTTGTAGAAGTGAAACAGCCCGACGGAAAATTTAAAAAAGTAAATGTAAAACTCGGCGCAAGTGATGGAATAAATGTTCAGATCTTATCCGGCATCAACAAAGATGCTGAAGTGAAAGTCTGGAATCCGTCTGATAAAGATAAAGAAGCTTTGAAAGAAAAGAAAGGTAAATAA
- a CDS encoding HD domain-containing protein codes for MSQNLIQNTLSFVKEKLEGAEAGHDWFHIERVWKLSQKIAAAETCNLEVVELSALLHDIADPKFHDGDETLALKISREFLESQNVSDDIIEQVLFIIKNISFKNRGEIPDVLPIELQIVQDADRIDAIGAIGIARTFNYGGFKNNLMYHPDIHPKLNMTKEEYKKSNGTTINHFYEKLLLLKDLMNTGTGKKLAEERHDFMLNFLEQFDREWNVD; via the coding sequence ATGTCCCAAAATTTAATTCAGAATACACTTTCTTTTGTTAAAGAAAAATTAGAAGGTGCCGAAGCCGGTCACGATTGGTTTCATATCGAAAGAGTTTGGAAATTATCGCAAAAAATTGCTGCTGCAGAAACCTGTAATCTGGAAGTCGTTGAACTTTCTGCGCTGCTTCATGATATTGCAGATCCGAAATTTCACGACGGCGATGAAACTTTGGCTCTTAAAATATCGCGGGAATTTCTGGAAAGTCAAAATGTTTCGGATGACATAATCGAACAGGTTTTATTCATTATTAAAAATATTTCCTTTAAAAATAGAGGCGAGATTCCAGATGTTTTACCCATCGAATTGCAAATCGTTCAGGATGCCGACCGCATCGATGCCATTGGTGCGATCGGGATTGCAAGGACTTTTAATTATGGTGGCTTTAAAAATAATTTAATGTATCATCCCGATATTCATCCAAAACTGAATATGACGAAAGAAGAATATAAAAAATCGAACGGAACAACCATTAATCATTTTTATGAGAAATTGTTGCTGTTAAAAGATTTGATGAATACCGGCACCGGAAAAAAATTAGCAGAAGAACGACATGATTTTATGCTGAATTTCTTAGAACAGTTCGATCGGGAATGGAATGTAGACTAA